CTACCTTGGGGATCAGATCGTAAACTATTTTGGAGACGGCGGGAATAGAAATGCCAATATTGAATATGTCAGAGAGGACATGCCATTGGGTACTATTGGCTCAATTTTACTGGTAGATAGTTTCATTCATGATGATATCATTGTGATGAACAGCGATCTGTTAACCAACATAGATTTCGGCGATTTTTTTAAAGCATTTAAGCAAAGTGGAGCTGATATGGCGGTTGCGGCGACTTCTTATCATGTAGATGTTCCTTACGCGGTATTGGAGGTAAATGACCTTAATCAGGTTTCGTCGTTAAAGGAAAAACCGAGATATACCTATTATTCAAATGCAGGAATTTATATTATTAAAAAGAGCCTTTTGAGTATGATCCCTGAAGGCAAATTTTATGATATTACCGATCTGATGGATGCGATAATCGGGTCTGATAAAAAATTGATAACGTATCCGATTACTGGCTACTGGCTGGATATTGGGAAACATGAGGATTTTAAAAAAGCTCAGGAAGATATTAAACATATTAAGCTATAAAATACAATGAGTATATTAATTACCATTTGTGCCCGGGGAGGATCCAAAGGCATTCCAGGAAAGAATATCAAAATGCTC
This region of Pedobacter steynii genomic DNA includes:
- a CDS encoding nucleotidyltransferase family protein, with amino-acid sequence MSTLANHIINKEEPVRSALAKLDKLGSDAILFVTDEHRKLIGSLTDGDLRRGFINNLSFDDSITKYIQQNPVSITRNNYTLIQLEEYKRKNFKIIPILDEEGIIIDILNFRIQETIIPADAVLMAGGEGKRLRPLTETTPKPLLKVGEKPIIEHNIDRLLKVGVKNINISINYLGDQIVNYFGDGGNRNANIEYVREDMPLGTIGSILLVDSFIHDDIIVMNSDLLTNIDFGDFFKAFKQSGADMAVAATSYHVDVPYAVLEVNDLNQVSSLKEKPRYTYYSNAGIYIIKKSLLSMIPEGKFYDITDLMDAIIGSDKKLITYPITGYWLDIGKHEDFKKAQEDIKHIKL